In Chryseobacterium culicis, the following proteins share a genomic window:
- a CDS encoding exopolysaccharide biosynthesis polyprenyl glycosylphosphotransferase, whose translation MQRIRYSRYLKSIIMLLDLMVIASIFIFFFISRNESLKYNKETWYQNSFSLILLFLFWVLLSGRTKIYNIPRNLTYTLFLERLLIHFLFFILGVLLIGKVSNNVFFNSDIYWLSLYLFISIFLAKSLVYFAIKYLRSLGANYRNVMFLGDNHSTEILKNIFIERKDYGYRIFEYENSDININELVAFWKKNGIHTLFLSLENSYDEWIQNELFKLAEDNKIHISLIPSITQSDFFLYDLGYIQTQPVLNQARYPLDYYSNFLMKRTFDIFFSVIILVLICSWVFPIIAILIKTTSKGPVFFLQKRYGFHEEVFHCFKFRTMVVNDESTTKTTSVNDSRITKVGRFLRKTSLDELPQFINVLKGEMSVVGPRPHMLAVDNYYKPKIGRYSLRSMVNPGITGLAQVNGLRGDFGDVEVEMKKRVLADAFYVRNWSFVLDLVIILKTVLLVIGGDKNAK comes from the coding sequence ATGCAGAGAATTCGATACTCTAGATACCTGAAATCAATCATTATGTTGCTTGACCTCATGGTTATTGCATCTATCTTCATATTCTTTTTTATAAGCAGAAACGAAAGTTTAAAATACAATAAAGAAACCTGGTATCAGAATAGTTTTTCTCTGATTCTGTTGTTTTTGTTCTGGGTGCTCCTTAGTGGTAGGACAAAAATATACAATATTCCGAGGAACCTTACTTATACCTTGTTTCTTGAACGTCTTTTAATCCATTTCCTCTTTTTTATACTTGGCGTACTGCTTATAGGAAAGGTAAGTAATAATGTATTTTTTAATTCGGATATTTACTGGCTTTCCCTTTATCTTTTTATTTCTATTTTCCTGGCAAAATCGCTGGTCTATTTCGCCATCAAATACTTACGATCCCTTGGAGCCAACTACAGGAATGTAATGTTTTTGGGAGATAATCATTCTACAGAGATTCTTAAGAATATCTTCATAGAACGTAAAGATTACGGATACAGAATATTTGAATACGAAAATTCTGATATCAATATTAATGAACTGGTTGCTTTCTGGAAAAAGAATGGGATTCATACCTTATTTTTATCTCTGGAAAACTCTTATGATGAATGGATTCAGAATGAACTTTTCAAACTGGCAGAAGATAATAAGATTCATATTTCACTTATTCCAAGTATCACACAAAGTGATTTTTTCTTGTATGACCTTGGTTATATACAGACTCAGCCAGTACTGAATCAGGCTAGATATCCTTTGGATTATTATTCTAATTTCCTGATGAAAAGAACGTTTGACATTTTCTTTTCTGTCATTATATTGGTTTTAATTTGCTCATGGGTATTTCCAATCATTGCCATTTTAATCAAAACCACTTCCAAAGGTCCGGTTTTTTTCCTTCAGAAAAGATATGGTTTTCATGAAGAAGTTTTTCATTGTTTTAAATTCCGTACCATGGTGGTTAATGATGAATCTACAACTAAAACTACATCCGTAAACGACTCCAGGATTACCAAAGTGGGTAGATTTTTAAGAAAAACCAGTCTTGATGAGCTTCCCCAATTCATTAATGTATTGAAGGGTGAGATGTCTGTGGTAGGTCCGCGTCCCCATATGCTGGCTGTTGACAATTATTATAAACCCAAAATCGGAAGATATAGTTTAAGAAGCATGGTCAATCCGGGCATTACGGGATTAGCTCAGGTAAATGGATTGCGTGGTGACTTCGGAGACGTGGAAGTAGAGATGAAAAAGAGGGTTCTGGCCGATGCTTTCTATGTAAGAAACTGGAGTTTTGTACTCGATCTGGTTATTATTTTGAAAACCGTCTTATTGGTGATAGGAGGAGATAAAAACGCAAAATAA
- a CDS encoding 7-carboxy-7-deazaguanine synthase QueE, whose protein sequence is MNKEEDILLKEGKMLPVMEHFYTLQGEGAHTGKAAYFIRLGGCDVGCHWCDVKESWDPELHPLMNAEEIAETAAKHCKTIVLTGGEPLMWNLDILTSKLKELGCTVHIETSGAYPMSGHLDWITLSPKKTGLPKEEIYQKANELKVIIFNQHDFTFAQEQASKVSENCKLYLQSEWSKRDDMYPKITDFILENPEWQASVQTHKYLNIP, encoded by the coding sequence ATGAATAAAGAAGAAGATATTTTATTAAAAGAAGGTAAAATGCTCCCGGTAATGGAGCATTTTTACACTTTACAGGGAGAAGGAGCACACACCGGAAAAGCAGCCTATTTTATCAGACTGGGAGGTTGTGATGTAGGATGTCACTGGTGTGATGTAAAAGAAAGCTGGGATCCGGAACTTCATCCTTTAATGAATGCAGAAGAAATTGCAGAAACTGCTGCCAAACACTGTAAAACAATTGTGTTGACGGGTGGTGAACCTTTAATGTGGAATTTAGATATACTGACTTCCAAACTGAAAGAACTAGGATGTACAGTACATATTGAAACTTCAGGAGCTTATCCTATGAGCGGACATCTGGACTGGATTACTCTTTCGCCAAAGAAAACAGGATTGCCTAAAGAAGAGATTTATCAAAAGGCCAATGAGCTTAAAGTAATCATTTTCAATCAGCATGACTTTACGTTTGCTCAAGAACAGGCTTCAAAAGTTTCCGAAAACTGTAAGCTTTATCTTCAGAGTGAATGGAGCAAGAGAGATGATATGTATCCTAAGATCACAGATTTTATCCTGGAAAATCCGGAATGGCAGGCTTCTGTTCAGACTCACAAATATCTGAATATACCGTAA
- a CDS encoding bifunctional 5,10-methylenetetrahydrofolate dehydrogenase/5,10-methenyltetrahydrofolate cyclohydrolase produces the protein MAEILDGLKVSKEIKAEIKVEVEKILAGKRRAPHLVAILVGNNGASKAYVNSKVKDCEEVGFQSSLIKFPSTVSESELLEKIDELNKSKAVDGFIVQLPLPDQIDQEKIINAIDPRKDVDGFHPENFGKMALEMDTFLPATPFGILTLLERYNIETKGKDCVIIGRSKIVGRPMSILMGRKDFPGNSTVTLTHSYTKDIEEYTRKADIVITALGDPHFLKGDMIKEGAVIVDVGITRVDNDSPKGYYLAGDVDFDSCAAKASWITPVPGGVGPMTRAMLMKNTIIAYKTSVYND, from the coding sequence ATGGCAGAAATTCTTGACGGACTTAAAGTATCCAAGGAAATAAAAGCAGAGATCAAGGTTGAAGTAGAAAAGATTCTCGCTGGCAAAAGAAGAGCTCCACATTTGGTGGCTATTCTTGTAGGAAATAACGGAGCAAGCAAGGCCTATGTAAACTCTAAAGTAAAAGACTGTGAGGAAGTAGGGTTTCAATCCAGCTTAATCAAATTTCCAAGTACAGTTTCTGAATCTGAATTATTGGAAAAAATTGATGAGCTTAATAAATCTAAAGCAGTAGACGGATTTATCGTTCAGCTGCCTTTACCGGATCAGATTGATCAGGAGAAGATTATCAATGCTATTGATCCTAGAAAAGACGTGGATGGTTTCCACCCTGAAAACTTTGGAAAAATGGCTCTTGAAATGGATACTTTCTTACCGGCAACTCCTTTTGGTATTTTAACATTATTGGAAAGATATAATATTGAAACCAAAGGAAAAGACTGTGTAATTATCGGAAGAAGTAAAATTGTAGGAAGACCAATGAGTATCCTTATGGGAAGAAAAGATTTCCCAGGAAACTCTACCGTTACCCTTACACACTCATACACAAAAGACATCGAAGAATATACAAGAAAGGCAGACATCGTTATTACTGCTTTGGGAGATCCCCATTTCCTGAAAGGAGATATGATCAAAGAAGGAGCGGTAATTGTTGACGTGGGTATTACTAGAGTAGATAATGATTCTCCAAAAGGATATTACCTTGCAGGTGACGTAGATTTTGACAGCTGTGCTGCAAAAGCGAGCTGGATTACACCGGTACCTGGAGGAGTAGGCCCTATGACAAGAGCGATGTTGATGAAAAACACCATCATTGCCTACAAAACTTCGGTCTATAACGACTAA
- the pgi gene encoding glucose-6-phosphate isomerase: protein MLSKINPTQTNSWKALDEHFGGNDFDLRTLFQYNPNRFNEFSLQKDNYLFDYSKNLIDSRTKELLLQLAEESQLKDAISKMFSGDKINETEGRAVLHTALRDFSDREIIVDGENIKPQIKRVLEHMKSFSEKIISGEHKGFSGKEITDVVNIGIGGSDLGPVMVCSALKHFKTRLNVHFVSNVDGNHIAEVVKSLNPETTLFIIASKTFTTQETMTNANSAKDWFLKAGKQEDVAKHFVALSTNIEEVKKFGIAEENIFEFWDWVGGRYSLWSAIGLSIVLSVGYENFEQLLRGAFDTDQHFQTADFSENVPVLMGLLGIWYRNFYAATTYAILPYSQYLDRFAAYLQQGDMESNGKCVDRNGEFVEYETGPIIWGEPGTNGQHAFYQLIHQGTELIPADFIAYAKSPNKVSDHQDKLLANFFAQTEALAFGKLEEEVEEELRNAGKSDEEIERLINFKVFHGNTPTNSILFNELTPFSLGQLIALYEHKIFVQGVIWNIFSFDQFGVELGKVLANKILPELENNEAISSHDSSTNGLINYYKENK from the coding sequence ATGCTATCAAAAATAAATCCAACACAAACTAACAGCTGGAAAGCACTTGACGAACACTTCGGTGGAAATGACTTTGATCTTAGAACTCTTTTCCAATATAACCCGAACCGTTTTAATGAGTTTTCCCTGCAAAAGGACAACTATCTTTTTGATTATTCTAAAAACTTAATTGATTCAAGAACAAAGGAGCTTTTATTGCAATTGGCTGAAGAAAGCCAGCTAAAAGATGCTATTTCTAAAATGTTCTCAGGAGATAAAATCAATGAAACAGAAGGAAGAGCAGTGCTGCACACGGCATTAAGAGATTTCTCAGACCGTGAAATTATTGTGGACGGAGAAAATATCAAACCACAAATCAAAAGAGTTCTTGAGCACATGAAATCTTTTTCTGAAAAAATTATTTCAGGAGAACATAAAGGTTTCAGTGGTAAAGAGATCACAGATGTCGTAAACATCGGTATTGGAGGATCAGATTTGGGACCCGTTATGGTTTGTTCGGCTTTAAAGCATTTTAAAACAAGACTCAATGTTCATTTTGTTTCCAACGTAGACGGAAATCATATTGCAGAAGTGGTAAAAAGCTTAAATCCTGAAACCACATTATTCATCATTGCTTCCAAGACTTTTACGACTCAGGAAACAATGACGAATGCCAATTCAGCGAAAGACTGGTTCCTGAAAGCTGGAAAACAGGAAGATGTAGCAAAACATTTTGTTGCTTTATCCACTAATATTGAAGAAGTTAAGAAGTTCGGAATCGCAGAAGAAAATATTTTTGAATTCTGGGACTGGGTAGGTGGAAGATATTCTCTTTGGAGTGCTATCGGACTAAGTATTGTACTTTCTGTAGGATATGAAAACTTCGAACAGCTTTTAAGGGGTGCTTTTGATACTGACCAACACTTCCAGACTGCAGACTTTTCTGAAAACGTTCCGGTATTAATGGGACTTTTGGGAATCTGGTACCGTAACTTCTATGCAGCAACTACTTATGCAATCTTACCTTATTCTCAATATCTGGACAGATTTGCAGCGTATCTTCAACAGGGAGATATGGAAAGTAACGGAAAATGTGTAGACAGAAACGGTGAATTTGTAGAATATGAAACAGGACCTATCATCTGGGGAGAACCAGGTACAAATGGCCAACACGCATTCTATCAGCTGATCCACCAGGGAACAGAATTGATTCCGGCAGACTTTATTGCGTATGCAAAAAGCCCAAACAAAGTTTCGGATCATCAGGATAAATTATTAGCAAACTTTTTCGCTCAGACTGAAGCACTTGCCTTCGGAAAACTGGAAGAAGAAGTAGAAGAAGAATTGAGAAATGCAGGCAAATCTGATGAAGAAATAGAGAGACTGATCAATTTCAAAGTCTTCCATGGAAATACCCCAACTAACTCAATATTATTCAACGAATTAACTCCTTTTTCACTAGGTCAGTTGATTGCTCTGTATGAACACAAAATTTTTGTTCAGGGTGTAATCTGGAATATTTTCAGCTTTGACCAGTTTGGAGTGGAATTAGGAAAAGTATTAGCCAATAAAATCCTTCCTGAACTTGAGAACAATGAAGCAATAAGCTCTCATGACAGTTCTACCAACGGATTGATCAATTACTATAAGGAAAACAAATAG
- a CDS encoding RNA polymerase sigma factor: MSNPTETAFLKLVNQHKGILYKASRIYADSVEDREDLQQEILIQLWKSYQNFKGNSEFSTWMYRVAINTAITYLKKEKKRSNNHTDAPAHFEVQQEDYNPTKDRQLEIFYNAVQELNSLEKAVIFYFMEGMSHKEIGNNLGLSEGNARVKLNRTKEKIQQIIKKSGYEF, translated from the coding sequence GTGAGTAATCCAACTGAAACTGCTTTTTTAAAGCTCGTTAACCAGCACAAGGGTATTTTATACAAAGCCTCGCGGATCTACGCAGATTCCGTAGAAGACCGCGAAGACCTGCAGCAGGAAATTCTTATCCAGCTTTGGAAATCTTATCAGAATTTTAAGGGTAACAGTGAGTTTTCTACCTGGATGTATCGGGTTGCCATCAATACCGCAATCACCTATTTAAAAAAAGAAAAGAAAAGATCCAATAATCATACAGATGCTCCTGCTCATTTTGAAGTACAACAGGAGGATTACAATCCTACAAAGGACAGGCAGCTGGAAATTTTCTACAATGCCGTTCAGGAGCTGAACTCCTTAGAAAAAGCAGTCATATTTTATTTCATGGAAGGGATGTCACACAAAGAAATAGGAAATAATTTAGGGCTTAGTGAAGGCAATGCCCGTGTAAAACTCAACAGAACAAAAGAAAAAATACAACAAATCATAAAAAAATCAGGTTATGAATTTTGA
- a CDS encoding TraB/GumN family protein gives MKNLVKLGFAALLSISTVTAKAQSNNTNKENSLLWEVSGNGLSKPSYITGTFHILCSKDFEIKPKVWNALNKSESFVMEINYTDPAEMMSLQKMFKADKKISDQLSPEEAKELNTVLANYGTDLKSIDSSSPQTLYALLSTKAIPCPQTEVKLYEMELLQKAIKDKKSIKGLEKVEDQMKSINEAYDLKSTISQLKMDKEYQILFRQMIEAFKNENIQSLYSLFKDERFMNAQQEKAMLTNRNQNWVKIMPDMMKKESSFFAVGGSHLMGENGIIPLLQAKGYTVKPVSSL, from the coding sequence ATGAAAAATTTAGTAAAACTTGGATTCGCAGCATTATTATCAATAAGCACAGTAACTGCAAAAGCACAAAGTAACAATACGAACAAAGAAAACAGTCTTCTTTGGGAGGTTTCCGGAAACGGCCTTTCGAAGCCATCTTACATTACCGGAACTTTTCATATCTTATGCAGTAAAGATTTTGAAATAAAACCGAAAGTTTGGAATGCACTCAACAAGTCAGAAAGCTTTGTAATGGAAATCAATTATACGGATCCCGCTGAAATGATGTCATTACAGAAAATGTTTAAAGCAGATAAAAAAATATCGGATCAGCTTTCTCCCGAAGAAGCTAAAGAACTGAATACTGTTCTCGCTAATTATGGAACTGATCTGAAAAGTATAGATTCTTCAAGTCCTCAGACTCTGTATGCACTGCTTTCTACCAAAGCAATCCCCTGCCCTCAGACCGAAGTAAAGCTTTACGAAATGGAACTTCTTCAAAAAGCAATAAAAGATAAAAAAAGCATCAAAGGACTTGAAAAAGTGGAAGATCAAATGAAATCAATCAATGAAGCATATGATCTGAAAAGCACGATCTCTCAGCTTAAAATGGACAAGGAATATCAAATATTGTTCAGACAGATGATTGAAGCTTTTAAAAATGAAAATATACAATCTCTATACAGCCTTTTTAAGGATGAAAGATTCATGAATGCTCAGCAGGAAAAGGCTATGTTGACCAACAGAAATCAAAACTGGGTAAAAATAATGCCGGACATGATGAAAAAAGAAAGTTCTTTCTTTGCCGTTGGAGGCTCTCATCTTATGGGTGAAAACGGAATTATTCCTCTTCTACAGGCAAAGGGTTACACGGTAAAACCTGTATCGAGTTTATAA
- a CDS encoding DUF4349 domain-containing protein gives MKTTYIKLSLAAALLLGIYSCKKGEVASTDLEAYATTDSAAVVVSDSISSVASMKVKDKQFIKTADVNMEVKDVYNTTIAIEKSVQELGGFVTNSNLQSNVVSENTYNTSSEEAMLVKKYQTENRMQVRIPTEKLGELLTAINTNKLFLNSRSINAEDVTANIKYSELEGKRNQKTSENISKLKTNKDKVKLDDENMSEGNLQKLSSMNMTDDLKYSTIDIYIKEPQLRIAEIAVTNTTNIDNQYKYNFIYDAKDGFVYGFYLIQRIIVGLINVWPILLIAAAIIYFLRKRKTLKSEQSKIQG, from the coding sequence ATGAAAACTACTTACATTAAACTATCTCTGGCTGCTGCTCTTTTATTAGGAATTTATTCATGTAAAAAGGGTGAAGTTGCCTCAACCGATCTTGAAGCTTATGCTACTACAGACTCAGCTGCTGTTGTTGTTTCGGACAGCATCTCCTCTGTAGCCAGTATGAAAGTAAAAGACAAACAGTTTATCAAGACTGCAGATGTCAATATGGAGGTAAAAGATGTGTACAATACCACTATTGCCATTGAAAAATCAGTACAGGAGCTTGGAGGTTTTGTCACCAATAGCAATCTTCAAAGTAACGTAGTTTCTGAAAACACTTACAACACATCTAGTGAAGAAGCCATGCTGGTCAAAAAATATCAGACAGAGAATAGAATGCAGGTACGTATTCCTACGGAAAAGCTTGGGGAACTGCTGACGGCAATCAATACAAACAAATTATTTTTGAATTCAAGATCTATCAATGCGGAAGATGTGACAGCAAATATCAAATATTCTGAGCTGGAAGGAAAAAGAAATCAAAAGACCTCTGAGAATATCAGCAAGCTGAAAACAAATAAGGACAAGGTAAAGCTTGATGACGAAAATATGTCTGAAGGAAACCTTCAAAAACTGTCAAGTATGAATATGACAGATGATTTAAAATACAGCACTATTGATATCTACATCAAAGAACCTCAATTACGTATCGCTGAAATTGCTGTTACCAATACAACAAACATCGACAATCAATATAAATACAATTTCATCTATGATGCTAAAGATGGCTTTGTTTACGGATTCTATCTGATTCAGAGAATTATAGTGGGTCTTATCAATGTCTGGCCTATTCTGTTAATTGCCGCAGCTATCATTTATTTTTTAAGAAAAAGAAAAACTTTAAAATCTGAACAGTCCAAAATTCAGGGATAG
- a CDS encoding acyl-CoA dehydrogenase family protein, with amino-acid sequence MSNTFSKIRNAIELFTSIDFDQLSAISRKVDLPKLMQNFSKLDDKQLSGLMKMLDPEKKKKELPPIDGDFYDIYHTLTPEQREIQLKVRAFMEKEVKPLVNHYWLRDEFPFELIPKFQKLDICGVTYEGYGCPGMPFLMEGVIAMEMARVDASIATFFGVQSGLAMGSIYICGSEEQKQKWLPQMQKFEKIGAFGLTEPEVGSGAAGGLTVTCKKTPEGWVLNGQKKWIGNATFADLIIIWARDLDSGEVKGFIVEKDNPGYAVEKIKGKMALRIVQNGLITLKDCLVTEENRLQNANSFKDTGKVLRMTRAGVAWMATGCARGAYESALDYTRKREQFGRPIASFQMIQGHLVEMLSNLTAMQTMVFRLSEMQDEGILKDEHASLAKVFCTLRTRDIVSRAREVMGGNGILLEYDVARFVADAEAIYSYEGTKEINSLIVGRSITGFSAFV; translated from the coding sequence ATGTCGAATACTTTTTCCAAAATCAGAAACGCAATAGAATTATTTACCTCCATAGATTTCGATCAGTTGAGTGCCATTTCTAGAAAAGTAGATCTGCCAAAACTGATGCAGAATTTCTCAAAACTGGATGATAAACAGCTTTCCGGGCTTATGAAAATGCTTGATCCGGAGAAGAAAAAAAAAGAACTTCCTCCCATAGATGGAGACTTTTATGATATTTACCATACGCTTACTCCTGAACAGCGTGAAATTCAGCTTAAAGTGAGAGCATTCATGGAAAAAGAAGTAAAACCTTTGGTGAACCATTACTGGCTCAGAGATGAATTTCCTTTCGAACTGATTCCTAAATTCCAAAAACTTGATATTTGCGGCGTTACCTATGAAGGTTACGGTTGTCCGGGGATGCCTTTCCTGATGGAAGGAGTCATTGCGATGGAAATGGCAAGAGTAGATGCTTCCATTGCAACGTTTTTCGGAGTACAGTCTGGACTGGCGATGGGTTCTATTTATATCTGCGGATCTGAAGAACAGAAACAAAAATGGCTTCCGCAGATGCAGAAGTTTGAAAAAATAGGCGCTTTCGGGCTTACGGAGCCGGAAGTAGGCTCAGGCGCAGCAGGTGGACTTACAGTGACCTGTAAAAAAACACCGGAAGGCTGGGTTCTTAACGGCCAGAAAAAATGGATTGGAAATGCCACATTCGCTGATCTGATCATAATCTGGGCAAGAGATCTGGACAGCGGAGAAGTAAAAGGATTTATTGTAGAAAAAGATAATCCGGGATACGCTGTAGAAAAAATCAAGGGGAAAATGGCTTTAAGGATTGTCCAAAACGGATTAATTACTTTAAAAGACTGTCTGGTAACTGAGGAAAACCGTCTGCAGAATGCCAATTCCTTTAAAGATACCGGAAAAGTACTGAGAATGACCCGGGCAGGAGTTGCATGGATGGCTACGGGTTGTGCACGTGGCGCCTACGAAAGTGCTTTGGATTATACCCGAAAAAGAGAACAGTTTGGAAGACCTATTGCCTCATTTCAAATGATACAGGGACATTTGGTAGAAATGTTGTCTAACCTTACTGCCATGCAGACTATGGTTTTCAGACTGTCCGAAATGCAGGATGAAGGAATTTTAAAAGATGAACATGCTTCGTTAGCAAAAGTTTTCTGCACACTCAGAACAAGAGATATTGTTTCCAGAGCAAGGGAAGTGATGGGAGGAAACGGAATTCTGCTGGAATATGATGTTGCAAGATTTGTTGCCGATGCAGAGGCTATTTATTCTTATGAAGGGACAAAAGAAATTAATTCGCTCATCGTAGGACGATCGATTACAGGTTTCAGTGCTTTTGTATAG
- a CDS encoding DoxX family protein produces MKIVKFILCLLFGLMFINAGLNKFFNYMPMEKPTPEQMKLFAAFGEISWLMPLVGIVEIIGGLLFIFPKTRALGAIVILPVMIGIVTHVFTMDKSPMGMSIAGIMFLINIWILIDNREKYKHLVS; encoded by the coding sequence ATGAAAATAGTAAAATTCATTTTATGTCTGCTTTTCGGGCTTATGTTTATTAATGCCGGGCTTAACAAGTTTTTTAATTATATGCCCATGGAGAAACCCACTCCTGAGCAAATGAAACTCTTCGCCGCTTTTGGAGAAATTAGCTGGCTGATGCCTTTGGTTGGTATCGTGGAAATCATTGGCGGATTATTATTTATTTTCCCAAAAACAAGAGCATTAGGTGCCATTGTTATTCTGCCTGTCATGATAGGAATTGTTACCCATGTTTTCACGATGGATAAATCTCCCATGGGAATGAGCATTGCTGGAATTATGTTTCTGATTAATATCTGGATATTGATTGACAACAGAGAGAAATACAAACATTTAGTTTCATAA